In Pseudomonadales bacterium, the genomic stretch GGCTGGACTTCGAAGCCGGCTTCGCACCGGCGCAGAGCACCAGCCTGCTGTCGTTGCTTGCCGAGGAGTTGCCCGGTGCCGGCGCGTTGGTGCTCTCGGACTATGGCAAGGGAACGCTGGCGGAGCCTGCGGCATGGATCGCGGCAGCGCGTGCGCGTGGCGTTCCGGTACTGGTCGATCCGAAGGGGCGCGATTTCGGCCGTTACCGCGGTGCCACGCTGCTGACGCCGAACCTGCACGAATTCGAACTCGTCGCGGGCAGCTTCGCGTCCGAGGCAGAGCTCGAGGCCAAGGCCGTTGCCATGGTGCATGAGCTTGGACTCGACGCGCTGCTGATCACGCGCGGCGAGCGCGGCATGACGCTGGTGCCTGCCGTCGGCGAACCGTTGCACCTGCCGGCGCGTGCGATCGAGGTCTTCGACGTGACCGGTGCCGGCGACACCGTGATCGCCACGCTGGCGGCGGCGCTGGCTGCCGGCAGCGCGTTGCGCGACGCGGTCGCGCTGGCGAACGTCGCTGCCGGCATCGTGGTCGGGCGGCTCGGAGCGGCTGCAGTCAGCGCAGCCGAGCTCGCACAGGCGCTCGGCCAGCAATCGGACGTCGGGCGCGGGGTGCTCGACGAAGAGCAGTTGCTGCACACGGTGGCGGCGGCACGCGAGCGTGGTGCGCGCATCGTGATGACCAACGGGTGTTTCGACGTGCTGCACGCGGGGCACGTGGCGTATCTGGAGGCGGCGCGCGCTCTCGGTGACCGGCTGGTGGTCGCGGTCAACGGCGATGCCTCGGTGGCGCGGCTCAAGGGTCCGGGTCGACCGGTGAATGCACTCGAACGACGCATGGCGGTGCTGGCCGGGCTGCAGAGTGTCGACTGGGTGGTCGGTTTCGAGGAGGACACGCCCGAGCGGTTGCTGGCACGTCTGCGCCCCGACGTGCTGGTGAAGGGCGGCGACTATACGCGCGAGCAGGTGGTGGGGCGCGAACTCGTCGAGAGCCGGGGCGGACGCGTCGAGGTGCTGGCCCTGGTCGAAGACTGCTCGACGACCGGCATCCTCGCGCGGCTTGCGCAGGGTGCTGCAGGCTGAGTCATCGGGTGTCGTCTTCCCGGGTGCTGATCACGTCTTCCGCCACATCCACGTTCTCGCGCAGGTGCTCCGGACTCAGCGTGCCGATCACTACCGAGGCGACTCCCTGCGCGGCGTAGATCGTCGCGAGGTTCTGGCGCAGGCCATCGGGTGTGGCGCACAGGTGCCCGCTGCCGAAGGCCTTCTTGATCAGCACCGCGCAGCCGGTCGCGGCGCAGGCCGCGAGCGCGGGCGCCATCGAGGTGTCCTCGCTGTTGTAGGCGAGCATCGCCACGTCGCAGCAGCGCGCCGCGGCGAGCGCGCCGGGAAGCGTCTTCGCCGAGATGCCGCACGCGCGCACCAGCCCTTCGCGGCGCAGCTCGATCAGCGTTTCCAGTGCGCCGGATTCGCCGAGGATCGCGAGGTCGTCGCCGTCGCTGTGCAGCAGCACGATGTCGAGGTAGTCGGTGCCCAGCCGCCGCAGGCTGCGCTCGACGCTGGCGCGCGTGTGCGCCGGGGAGAAGTCGAAGTGCGAGTGCTTGCCGTCGAATTCCTCGCCACACTTGGTACACAGTACCCAGTGCTGCCGCCGTCCGCGCAGCCAGCGGCCGAGCCGCTCTTCGCTGGAGCCGTAGGCCGGGGCGGTGTCGAGCAGGTTGATGCCGAGCTCGCGTGCGGTACAGAGCAGGCGCTCGACCGCCGCATCATCGGGCAGCGCGAAGGCCTGCGGGTAGCGCACCGCGGTGTTGCGTCCGATCTTCACGGTGCCGAGCGCAACCGGTGAGACCAGGCAGTCGGAACGTCCCAGGCGGCGCAACTTCATGCGTCGAAGTCCTCCCACGGTGCACGTGCGTGCGCCGGGCGTCCATGCACCGCGGCGATCGACGCTTCGTCGGCGGCATCGAGCGGCCGTGCCGTGGGGCTCAGTCCTGCCAGCAGCTCCAGCACCCGCGCGGCGAGCCGGGGTGCCAGGCTGAGTTTGGTCGGCCAGCCGACGATCACGTTGCGCGCACCCTGCGCGATACCCGCCCAGGCGTCATCCGGGCGGATCCAGCCCGACTGGCGCGGTTCGGTACGATCGATGCGCAGCGTGCGCCATGCGGCACCTTCGAGTGCGAGCCATGGGAAGATCGCCTGCAACTCCTTGCGAGCGTGCGCGATCTGTTGCGCCGGTTCGCGCTCGACGCCGGATTCGGCCAGCTCGCCGCCCAGGTACCACACGCGATGGCCGTCGCCGGTGCGGTGGCTGGAAACACTGATGCGCGGCTTTGCCCCGGCGCCGAGGCAATGACCGAACAGCGGTGGCAGCCCCGGATGCTTCAGCAACACCTGGTGCAACGGGCGGCGCTGCATCGCCGGTTCGTGTACGCCGAGTCGCGTGAGCAGCTCCTCGTTGCCGGCGCCCGCACACAGCACGACGCGCCGCGTGTGCAGGGTGAGCGTGTCCTGCGCAAGGCCACGCACCGCGCCGTCGGTATCGCGCAGGAAGCGCGCATGTTCCCAGTCGATACCGAAGATCGCTGCGCCGTGACGTGTTGCCAGCACAGCGGCGACCGACGCCGCATCGACGACCAGGTCGCGCAGGCGGTAGACGCTGCCGCCGAAGCGCGCGTCGTCGAGCGGCGCCGGGCGTGCGTGCGCCGGCAGCGTTTCGATGTGCCCGCGCAGCGCGCGGCTGGCGACCAGCGCCGCGGCGCGTGCCGCAACCGACGCGGTGCTCCACAGCAGGAATTCGCGTGACAGCACGCTGGCTGCTCGCAGATCGGGTTGTGCTTCACCGGCCAGGCACGCATTCCAGAGCGGCGGCATCGCGGCGATCGTGGTGGTCGCCGCGCCCGCCTTGCCGTCGAGCGCGTACTTGACGCCGCCGTGGATCATTCCCTGTGAGGCCGTGCTCTGGGTGCCGCCGAGCGCGCCGTGGTCGAGCAGGATCGCGCGGTAGCCGGCGCTGCGCAGCGCATCGAGCGTCCACAATCCGGCGATGCCGCCGCCGACGACGATCACGTCGAGTTCGATCACGCTGCCGTTCATGCCGCTCGTGCGCTACGATTTGCTGCCCATTCCGACGCGCAGTCTAGCCGATGCCGACTCCCAAGCGGTCCCCGCTGGCTCATGCCCTGTATACCACCCTGCTCACGCTGCTGTTGCCGCTGGCGTTGCTGCGCCTGCTGTGGCGCGGCCGCGCCGACCGTGATTACCGTCTGCGCATCGGCGAGCGCCTCGGTCGCTATGCGCTGGCGCCGCGCAAGGGCACGGTATGGGTGCACGCGGTCTCGGTCGGCGAGCTGATTGCGGCACTGCCGCTGATCGATGCGATCCGCCACGAGCGACCGGCGCTCGAGGTGCTGGTGACCACGGCGACGCCGGCAGCGTCGCGCCTGATCGCACAGCGTCTGGGCAACGCGGTGCTGCATGTCTATGCGCCGTGGGATCTGCCGTGGATCGTGCGCCGCTTCCTCGACCATTTCCGCCCCTGTGCCGCGATCGTGATGGAAACGGAGCTGTGGCCCAATCAGGTTGCTGCCTGTGCGGCGCGCGGAATTCCGCTGCTGGTCGCAAATGCGCGACTGTCGGCGTGGTCGGCCGAGCGCTACGCGAATTTCGGTGCGTTCGCGCGCACGATGATGGCCTCGCTGACGCGCGTGGCGGCCCAGACCGACGCCGATGCCGCACGCTTTCGTGCGCTCGGGGTGCCGGCTGCGAACGTGGTCGTCACCGGCAGCATGAAGTGGGACGCCGAACCGTCGGCACCGGTGCGCGAGCGTGCTGCGGCGTTGCGCGCACGCTGGAGCGAGGGTGGCGAGCGTCCGGTCTGGATCGTCGCGAGCACGCATCCGGGTGAGGATGAGTTCGTGCTGGCGGGTCTGAGTGGCCTGCTGCAGGCGTATCCGCAGCTGCTGCTGGTGCTGGTGCCGCGTCACGTCGAGCGTGCGGAGGCCGTTGCGCTGCGCGCGCGTGCCGCCGGTTTTGCGACCGTCGTCGGTGGTTCGGAAGCGGCGACCGCAGACGCCGTGGTGCTGGTGGTCGATTCGGTCGGCGAGCTGTCGCTGCTCTACGGTGCGGCGGATCTTGCGTTCGTCGGCGGCAGTCTGGTGCGCCGTGGCGGTCACAACTTCGCGGAGCCGGCAGCGTGGGGAATCCCGTTGCTGAGTGGCCCGAGTGTCTACAACTTCGGCGAGATGAGCGCGCGCCTTGCGGCTGCAGGCGCGCTGAAGGTCGTGGCCGACGGCACGGCACTGACGCGTGTGGCAGGCGAGCTGCTGGGTGATGCGCCGCGACGCGCAAAGGCCGGCGCGGTTGCGCGCGCCGTGGTCGAGGCGAACCGGGGCGCGCTCGACCGTCTGCTCGCCGAAATGATGGCGGTGCTGCCGCCGGCCCCGGGTCGCTGAGCGCTGGCGCTCAGCCCGGTGCCGCGGTCGCCGTCGCCGCAGCCGGTTCGGTGAGCCACTTGTTCAGCGCCTCGATGTCGGCCGGGCTCAGCATGCCCGCCTGCTGGCGCAGCTTCAGCAGATTCACCACGTAGTCGTAGCGGGTGTTGGCGTAATCGCGAACCGCCCGGTACAGCAGTTGCTGGGCGTTCAGCACGTCGACGACGTTGCGCGTGCCGACCTCGTAGCCGGCCGTGGTTGCATCGAGTGCGCTCTGGGCAGAGACGATCGCCTGCTTGCGTGCCTTCACGCGTTCGACGTCGGTGCTCACGGCCAGGTGCAGCGAACGCGCAAGCTGCACGGTGTTGCGCAGTACGCTGGTCTGCATCTCGCGCGATGCGATGTAGCGCTCGTAGGTCTGGCGGCGTTGCGAGCTGATTCCGCCACCGGCGTACAGCGGCATCTGCAGCGTGATCGTCAGGGAATTGCCTTCGACATCCGCCGCCGTCGGAAACTTCGAGTGCAGCGCCCGGTCCTTGCTGTCACCGTCGTTATGCGTGTTCATCGCGGTGAACTGGCCGTTCAGTGTCGGCAGGTGTGCGGCCCGGCTGCCTTGCGAAGCATCCTGTGCGGCGTCGGCCGCGTAGGTGGCAGCCTGCAACGAGAAGTTGCCCTTGATCGCGAGGTCGACCCACTGCTCGCGTGCCGTCGGTTCGGGTGCCACCACGGGAAACGTATCGCTGAGCAGCCACAGGTTGGCGTGATCGCGCCCGGTCAGTACCGACAGCCCTTCGTAGGCGATGCCGAGGTTGCCTTCGTCGGTGAGGCGGTTGACCACCGCAAGGTCGTACGCTGCACGTGCCTCGTGCACGTCGGTGATCGCGATCAGTCCGACCTCGAAACGCTGCTGTGCCTGTTCGAGCTGGCGCTGGTATGCGGCTTCCTCGGTACGGCTCGACTTCAGGTTGTCGATCGCGCGCAGCACGCGCATGTAGGCCTCGACGGTGCGCATGATCAGGTCTTGCTGGTCGGCGGCAAATTGCGCTTCGGCCTGTCGGGTCAGCGCCTTGCCCTGCTTGAAGCCGAACCATGCAGGGAGATCGAACAGCTTCTGCGATACCGTCAGGTAGTAGTTTTCCTCGTCCTCGTCGACGTCGTAGTTGCTGTTGCTCTGGATGTTCTGGTTCTGGATCGGGAACACCCGCTTGCTGACCTGCGTCATGTCATTGCGGCCGACTTCGGCCTGCGCGCCGACCTGTGGCAGCAATCGCGAGCGACCCAGGATTTCCGCTTCCCGCCCGGCGCGATACGTCGCCTCGGCAGCCTTCACCACCGGGTCGTTCTGCAGCGCGAGTTCATAGATTTCCTGCAGGTTGTCGGCGTGGGGTGCGGCAGAGAAGAACAGCAGTCCGAGGGCCAGCAGCGTCGGGCGCGGGCGAAAATGCAGCATGAAATGCCTCTTCGGGTCGGGCGTGAACGGGCGGAAGTGTAACAGAGCAGCGGCGGGCCTCGTATCAACACCCCGTAACCCATGGGCAATTGTGACGGCATATTCACGTCGCGGCGTGTCGTCGTGGCGCTTGCCTCTATACTCCCGCCGCATGAGCGATACATGCGTGGAACTCGAGTTCGCGGCGGCTGCACGCCAGCTGCTGGTTGCCCAGGTGAGCGATACGCACCTCGGCGCAGCGTGTGGCGGCCGGCTGGCCGGGATGGACACGGACGCGAGTTTCGCCCACGTGCTCGAGGTCGTGCGCACGGCTCCGCGCCGCCCCGACCTGCTGCTTGCTACCGGTGATCTGGCAAGCAACGGCGCGCTGCCCGCGTATGCGCGCGTACGCGACGCCTTCGACGGTCTCGGTGTGCCGTGGTTCTGGCTGCCTGGCAACCACGACCTCGTGACAGGGATGAACGAGGTGATCGGCCGCGGTCGTCCGATGGTGCACGGAATTCGCGCCGGCGCATGGCAGATCCTGATGCTCGATTCGACCGTGGCGGGCGAGGTCGGCGGGAGCCTCGGCGAGGATGAGCTGGCGCGGCTGGAGCGTCTGCTGGCGGCCGATCCGGTACGTCACACGCTGGTATGCCTGCATCATCAACCAGTACCGGTAGGCTGTGCCTGGCTCGACGAGC encodes the following:
- the waaA gene encoding lipid IV(A) 3-deoxy-D-manno-octulosonic acid transferase, which codes for MAHALYTTLLTLLLPLALLRLLWRGRADRDYRLRIGERLGRYALAPRKGTVWVHAVSVGELIAALPLIDAIRHERPALEVLVTTATPAASRLIAQRLGNAVLHVYAPWDLPWIVRRFLDHFRPCAAIVMETELWPNQVAACAARGIPLLVANARLSAWSAERYANFGAFARTMMASLTRVAAQTDADAARFRALGVPAANVVVTGSMKWDAEPSAPVRERAAALRARWSEGGERPVWIVASTHPGEDEFVLAGLSGLLQAYPQLLLVLVPRHVERAEAVALRARAAGFATVVGGSEAATADAVVLVVDSVGELSLLYGAADLAFVGGSLVRRGGHNFAEPAAWGIPLLSGPSVYNFGEMSARLAAAGALKVVADGTALTRVAGELLGDAPRRAKAGAVARAVVEANRGALDRLLAEMMAVLPPAPGR
- a CDS encoding aldo/keto reductase — protein: MKLRRLGRSDCLVSPVALGTVKIGRNTAVRYPQAFALPDDAAVERLLCTARELGINLLDTAPAYGSSEERLGRWLRGRRQHWVLCTKCGEEFDGKHSHFDFSPAHTRASVERSLRRLGTDYLDIVLLHSDGDDLAILGESGALETLIELRREGLVRACGISAKTLPGALAAARCCDVAMLAYNSEDTSMAPALAACAATGCAVLIKKAFGSGHLCATPDGLRQNLATIYAAQGVASVVIGTLSPEHLRENVDVAEDVISTREDDTR
- a CDS encoding TolC family outer membrane protein, with translation MLHFRPRPTLLALGLLFFSAAPHADNLQEIYELALQNDPVVKAAEATYRAGREAEILGRSRLLPQVGAQAEVGRNDMTQVSKRVFPIQNQNIQSNSNYDVDEDEENYYLTVSQKLFDLPAWFGFKQGKALTRQAEAQFAADQQDLIMRTVEAYMRVLRAIDNLKSSRTEEAAYQRQLEQAQQRFEVGLIAITDVHEARAAYDLAVVNRLTDEGNLGIAYEGLSVLTGRDHANLWLLSDTFPVVAPEPTAREQWVDLAIKGNFSLQAATYAADAAQDASQGSRAAHLPTLNGQFTAMNTHNDGDSKDRALHSKFPTAADVEGNSLTITLQMPLYAGGGISSQRRQTYERYIASREMQTSVLRNTVQLARSLHLAVSTDVERVKARKQAIVSAQSALDATTAGYEVGTRNVVDVLNAQQLLYRAVRDYANTRYDYVVNLLKLRQQAGMLSPADIEALNKWLTEPAAATATAAPG
- the cpdA gene encoding 3',5'-cyclic-AMP phosphodiesterase, which codes for MSDTCVELEFAAAARQLLVAQVSDTHLGAACGGRLAGMDTDASFAHVLEVVRTAPRRPDLLLATGDLASNGALPAYARVRDAFDGLGVPWFWLPGNHDLVTGMNEVIGRGRPMVHGIRAGAWQILMLDSTVAGEVGGSLGEDELARLERLLAADPVRHTLVCLHHQPVPVGCAWLDEQRVADADALFELLARHRQVRALLWGHVHQEFEARRDGLLLLGSPSTCIQFAPGSEHFRLDERAPGMRWLELHPDGRIDTRVQRVQGVDLGFDRNSGGYL
- a CDS encoding FAD-dependent oxidoreductase, which encodes MNGSVIELDVIVVGGGIAGLWTLDALRSAGYRAILLDHGALGGTQSTASQGMIHGGVKYALDGKAGAATTTIAAMPPLWNACLAGEAQPDLRAASVLSREFLLWSTASVAARAAALVASRALRGHIETLPAHARPAPLDDARFGGSVYRLRDLVVDAASVAAVLATRHGAAIFGIDWEHARFLRDTDGAVRGLAQDTLTLHTRRVVLCAGAGNEELLTRLGVHEPAMQRRPLHQVLLKHPGLPPLFGHCLGAGAKPRISVSSHRTGDGHRVWYLGGELAESGVEREPAQQIAHARKELQAIFPWLALEGAAWRTLRIDRTEPRQSGWIRPDDAWAGIAQGARNVIVGWPTKLSLAPRLAARVLELLAGLSPTARPLDAADEASIAAVHGRPAHARAPWEDFDA
- the hldE gene encoding bifunctional D-glycero-beta-D-manno-heptose-7-phosphate kinase/D-glycero-beta-D-manno-heptose 1-phosphate adenylyltransferase HldE, which produces MKPTIPSFAEARVLVAGDVMLDRYWSGDTERISPEAPVPVVRVRATEERPGGAANVVRNVAALGAHGTLLGLAGADAEAAELRAQLEAAGARSRLHELPAARTITKLRVLSRHQQLIRLDFEAGFAPAQSTSLLSLLAEELPGAGALVLSDYGKGTLAEPAAWIAAARARGVPVLVDPKGRDFGRYRGATLLTPNLHEFELVAGSFASEAELEAKAVAMVHELGLDALLITRGERGMTLVPAVGEPLHLPARAIEVFDVTGAGDTVIATLAAALAAGSALRDAVALANVAAGIVVGRLGAAAVSAAELAQALGQQSDVGRGVLDEEQLLHTVAAARERGARIVMTNGCFDVLHAGHVAYLEAARALGDRLVVAVNGDASVARLKGPGRPVNALERRMAVLAGLQSVDWVVGFEEDTPERLLARLRPDVLVKGGDYTREQVVGRELVESRGGRVEVLALVEDCSTTGILARLAQGAAG